A portion of the uncultured Draconibacterium sp. genome contains these proteins:
- a CDS encoding HD domain-containing protein: MEERIGLAIKEFNNYVDSFTGLSDDQVKNFEIKKNHSFRVADLALMLAKNMELNETEAQLAYLIGLFHDVGRFKQLKEYNTFNDAKSVDHAELGIEVIRENKFFNDLENAQVELILLAIKQHNKLGLEKSLTDKERLFAKLIRDADKLDILRVITDYYANPKAEANHTLTWEMPKGGKVSNDVSKQILKGALVSKESITNELDIKVMQLSWVYDFNYRSSFELMMEKRYLEKIYNSMPKSDVVIEIYRKVKVFVENKLIA, from the coding sequence ATGGAGGAGAGAATTGGACTGGCAATTAAGGAGTTTAACAATTATGTTGATTCTTTTACAGGACTTAGCGACGATCAGGTTAAAAACTTTGAAATAAAGAAAAATCATTCATTTCGTGTTGCCGATCTTGCATTAATGTTGGCAAAAAACATGGAGCTTAACGAAACAGAAGCGCAACTGGCTTATTTGATCGGATTATTTCATGATGTTGGAAGGTTTAAGCAACTAAAAGAATACAACACCTTTAATGATGCAAAATCAGTAGATCACGCTGAACTAGGAATTGAAGTAATTCGGGAAAATAAATTTTTTAATGACCTGGAGAATGCTCAGGTTGAACTGATTTTATTGGCCATTAAGCAGCACAATAAATTGGGGTTGGAAAAATCGTTGACCGATAAGGAGCGACTGTTTGCCAAACTTATCAGAGATGCGGACAAACTGGATATTTTGCGTGTTATAACCGATTATTATGCCAATCCTAAAGCCGAGGCAAATCATACATTAACATGGGAAATGCCCAAAGGAGGGAAGGTGTCGAACGATGTTTCAAAGCAAATTTTAAAAGGAGCATTGGTGTCGAAAGAAAGTATAACAAACGAACTAGATATAAAGGTGATGCAGCTTTCATGGGTTTACGACTTTAATTACCGTTCTTCATTCGAGTTAATGATGGAAAAACGTTACCTTGAAAAGATTTATAATTCAATGCCTAAAAGCGATGTGGTTATTGAAATCTACCGAAAAGTAAAAGTATTTGTTGAAAATAAACTGATTGCCTGA
- a CDS encoding secondary thiamine-phosphate synthase enzyme YjbQ yields the protein MQQIITVSTPNHNILVDITRNVEQVVMQAKIKCGIVNVYVQGATAGIMIQENWDDSVQNDVISLMKKLIPAGVWEHDAQDNNGDSHLKAGIVGPSETIPIINGKMGLSTWQNIFLCEFDGPRDERNIVVTLINSEI from the coding sequence ATGCAGCAAATCATAACAGTATCTACACCAAATCATAATATTTTAGTTGATATTACTCGTAACGTTGAGCAAGTTGTAATGCAAGCTAAAATAAAGTGTGGTATTGTTAATGTATATGTGCAGGGAGCAACTGCCGGAATTATGATTCAGGAGAATTGGGATGACTCGGTGCAAAACGATGTGATTAGCCTGATGAAAAAATTAATTCCAGCCGGAGTTTGGGAGCACGATGCACAGGATAACAATGGCGACTCGCACCTAAAAGCCGGAATTGTAGGACCAAGTGAAACCATCCCTATTATTAATGGAAAAATGGGCCTTTCTACCTGGCAAAATATTTTTTTATGCGAATTTGATGGTCCAAGAGACGAGAGAAATATCGTGGTAACTCTAATTAATTCTGAGATATAA
- a CDS encoding type IX secretion system membrane protein PorP/SprF, translating into MMKAKLNIIKGLGILAIVVAAFTSNAQQDPMYTQYMFNTQTINPAYAGTWESVGFMLLGRHQWTGFDGAPETYSFSFQAPLKNERVALGLNLISDKVQYVKRLYMYADYSYLVPLSETLNLRLGLKGGFTNYSHNLALHNILDPGDPSFLGEIDSKLKPNFGVGAFLYTKRAYLGFSIPRIVNSTFDSDYDNFSVEAQMRHYFLTAGAVFDLGENVKFKPTALTKASFTSETGTPVQFDLSGNFLIKEKLWLGAMWRSGDSYGFIAQFLFAEKLRLGYAIDFSTTNLQNYNNGTHEVMISYELKFKKERVVSPRYF; encoded by the coding sequence ATGATGAAAGCAAAATTAAATATAATCAAAGGTTTAGGGATTCTGGCAATAGTAGTAGCTGCATTTACTTCAAATGCTCAGCAGGACCCCATGTATACACAATACATGTTTAATACACAAACCATTAACCCGGCTTATGCCGGTACATGGGAATCCGTAGGGTTTATGTTACTCGGACGACACCAGTGGACCGGGTTCGACGGGGCACCCGAAACCTATTCTTTTTCATTCCAGGCGCCACTAAAAAACGAAAGAGTGGCTCTGGGACTCAACTTGATCAGCGATAAAGTGCAATACGTTAAACGCTTGTATATGTATGCCGATTATTCCTATCTCGTGCCGCTTAGCGAAACACTGAACCTGAGACTGGGACTAAAAGGTGGATTTACAAATTACTCACACAACCTGGCGCTGCACAACATTCTCGATCCGGGGGATCCTTCCTTTCTTGGCGAAATTGACTCGAAACTAAAACCAAACTTTGGCGTTGGGGCATTTTTATACACAAAAAGGGCTTACCTCGGGTTCTCGATACCAAGAATAGTGAACAGTACGTTCGATAGTGATTACGATAACTTTTCGGTAGAAGCGCAAATGCGTCACTACTTCTTAACGGCCGGGGCCGTGTTCGACCTGGGGGAAAATGTGAAGTTTAAACCTACCGCTTTAACAAAAGCCTCGTTTACTTCAGAAACAGGTACGCCAGTACAGTTCGATTTATCCGGTAACTTCCTGATTAAAGAAAAACTGTGGCTGGGAGCAATGTGGCGATCGGGTGACTCTTACGGCTTTATTGCGCAGTTCTTGTTTGCCGAGAAACTTCGTTTGGGATATGCCATCGATTTTTCTACTACAAACCTGCAGAACTACAACAATGGTACCCACGAGGTAATGATATCTTACGAACTCAAGTTTAAAAAAGAAAGAGTGGTATCGCCAAGATACTTCTAA